One window of Solwaraspora sp. WMMA2056 genomic DNA carries:
- a CDS encoding inositol-3-phosphate synthase — protein sequence MRTGVWLIGARGSVAVTSIVGALALRAGLADATGCVTELPPLRGPALPGFADLVFGGHDIAATPLVKKADALASAGVVPVRLVTALHTELAGIEPQIRPLPALATQAETAAAITADLTGFRDRHQLDQVVVVNVSTTEPAPPPHPAHQRLDALVEALAGPEPVLPPSALAAYAALQAGCGYVDFTPSTGARLPALAELARQRSAPYAGHDGKTGETLVKAVLAPMFALRNLQVRSWSGSNLLGGGDGANLAEPAANAAKSASKQRVLAEILGYQPQGHTRIEYVDDIGDFKTAWDLITFSGFLGTAMRMEFTWHGCDSALAAPLVLDLARLTAAAQHAGRSGPLPELGFFFKDPIGDGPHALGDQWRVLVEFVADLQDRAADAGGAR from the coding sequence ATGCGAACCGGAGTCTGGCTGATCGGAGCCCGCGGCTCGGTCGCGGTCACCAGCATCGTCGGCGCGTTGGCACTGCGCGCCGGGCTGGCGGACGCCACCGGATGTGTCACGGAGCTGCCGCCGCTGCGCGGCCCGGCCCTGCCGGGCTTCGCCGACCTGGTCTTCGGCGGCCACGACATCGCCGCGACGCCACTGGTCAAGAAGGCCGACGCGCTGGCCAGCGCCGGAGTCGTACCGGTCCGGCTGGTCACCGCGCTGCACACCGAGCTGGCCGGGATCGAACCGCAGATCCGACCGCTGCCGGCCCTGGCCACCCAGGCCGAGACGGCGGCGGCCATCACCGCCGACCTGACCGGCTTCCGGGACCGGCACCAACTCGACCAGGTCGTCGTCGTCAACGTCTCCACCACCGAGCCGGCGCCGCCACCGCACCCGGCACATCAGCGCCTCGACGCGCTGGTCGAGGCGCTGGCCGGGCCGGAGCCGGTGCTGCCACCGAGCGCGCTCGCCGCGTACGCGGCACTGCAGGCCGGCTGCGGCTACGTCGACTTCACCCCGTCGACCGGCGCCCGGCTGCCCGCCCTCGCCGAACTGGCCCGGCAACGCTCGGCGCCGTACGCCGGGCACGACGGCAAGACCGGCGAGACACTGGTCAAGGCGGTGCTCGCGCCGATGTTCGCGCTACGCAACCTGCAGGTACGCAGCTGGTCCGGCAGCAACCTGCTCGGCGGCGGCGACGGCGCCAACCTGGCCGAGCCGGCGGCCAACGCCGCCAAATCGGCCAGCAAGCAGCGGGTGCTCGCCGAGATCCTCGGCTACCAGCCGCAGGGCCACACCCGCATCGAGTACGTCGACGACATCGGTGACTTCAAGACCGCCTGGGACCTGATCACCTTCTCCGGCTTCCTCGGCACCGCCATGCGGATGGAGTTCACCTGGCACGGCTGTGACTCGGCGCTGGCCGCCCCGTTGGTGCTGGACCTGGCCCGGCTGACCGCCGCGGCGCAGCACGCCGGACGCAGCGGACCCCTGCCCGAGCTGGGCTTCTTCTTCAAGGATCCGATCGGCGACGGCCCGCACGCCCTGGGCGATCAGTGGCGGGTGCTCGTCGAGTTCGTCGCCGACCTGCAGGACCGGGCGGCCGACGCCGGCGGGGCACGCTGA
- a CDS encoding SCO3242 family prenyltransferase, giving the protein MSVRWRDLAELVRAPAALSVPGDVVAGAAAAGGLGPRTAGLAGASVCLYWAGMAANDWADRELDAVERPTRPIPSGRVAPGTALAVAAGLTTASLAVTAAVGGRRALAVGVPLTAAVWAYDLWAKNTAAGPAVMATCRGLDVLLGAAGSGRLRPALPAALAVAAHTYTVTELSRSEVSGADPRLPAATIAGTAAIAVAAVAPAVRRPAAPGSAAAGSTSAGAGRWWRAAVTAGLAGWYAARYGAAQAAVARDPAPHQVQAAVGAGIVGLPALQGALTARSAATATGAATLVGLAVAAAAPLGRRLARLVSPT; this is encoded by the coding sequence ATGTCGGTACGGTGGCGCGACCTCGCCGAGCTGGTCCGGGCGCCGGCGGCGTTGTCCGTACCGGGTGACGTGGTGGCCGGCGCGGCCGCCGCCGGTGGGCTCGGACCGCGTACCGCCGGCCTGGCCGGCGCGTCGGTCTGCCTCTACTGGGCCGGCATGGCCGCCAACGACTGGGCCGACCGGGAGCTCGACGCGGTCGAACGGCCGACCCGGCCGATCCCGTCCGGCCGGGTCGCGCCGGGCACCGCGCTCGCCGTCGCGGCCGGGCTCACCACCGCCAGCCTCGCGGTGACCGCCGCCGTCGGTGGCCGTCGGGCTCTCGCCGTCGGGGTGCCGTTGACCGCCGCCGTCTGGGCGTACGACCTGTGGGCCAAGAACACCGCCGCCGGGCCGGCGGTGATGGCGACCTGCCGGGGCCTGGACGTGCTGCTGGGGGCCGCCGGGTCCGGCCGGCTGCGGCCGGCGCTGCCCGCCGCGCTGGCGGTCGCCGCGCACACCTACACCGTCACCGAGCTGTCCCGCAGTGAAGTCAGTGGGGCCGACCCCCGGCTGCCGGCGGCGACGATCGCCGGCACCGCCGCGATCGCCGTGGCCGCCGTCGCACCGGCGGTCCGGCGACCCGCAGCGCCCGGGTCCGCAGCGGCAGGATCCACATCGGCCGGGGCCGGGCGCTGGTGGCGCGCGGCGGTCACCGCCGGCCTCGCCGGCTGGTACGCGGCCCGTTACGGTGCCGCGCAGGCGGCGGTGGCCCGCGATCCCGCACCGCACCAGGTGCAGGCCGCCGTCGGCGCCGGCATCGTCGGGCTGCCCGCCCTGCAGGGCGCGCTCACCGCCCGGTCGGCGGCGACGGCCACCGGCGCGGCGACCCTGGTCGGGCTCGCCGTGGCCGCCGCCGCACCGCTGGGCCGGCGGCTGGCCCGCCTGGTGTCGCCGACATGA
- a CDS encoding sugar phosphate isomerase/epimerase family protein: protein MSADPSAALSVDPSVDTLAGLRFGYGTNGFANHRLTDALALLADLGYQGVALTLDHDHLDPYAPDLPATVTRVADRLRDLGLAVVVETGARYLLDPWHKHAPTLLHDAAAHRIDFLRRAVAIGADLGAEAVSFWSGVRPAEVDDATAWQRLVAGCASVVDAADTAGVTLGFEPEPGMLVADIADWRRLRTALGDPARFGITLDIGHCRCLEPLPVPQCVTEVAAHLVNVQIDDMRRGVHEHLEFGTGEIDFPPVLAALGAAGYRGLVAVELPRHSHAAPAVAAHSIEFLRAAQRRALAGTGTRAAAGTAAEAGTIAGTRDEGGKS, encoded by the coding sequence ATGAGCGCCGACCCGAGCGCCGCCCTCAGCGTCGACCCGAGCGTCGACACGTTGGCCGGGCTGCGGTTCGGCTACGGTACCAACGGTTTCGCCAACCACCGGTTGACCGACGCGCTGGCCCTGCTCGCCGACCTCGGCTACCAGGGCGTCGCCCTCACCCTCGACCACGACCACCTCGACCCGTACGCCCCCGATCTGCCCGCCACGGTGACCCGGGTCGCCGACCGGCTGCGTGACCTGGGCCTCGCGGTGGTCGTCGAGACCGGCGCGCGGTACCTGCTCGACCCGTGGCACAAGCACGCCCCGACCCTGCTGCACGACGCGGCCGCGCACCGGATCGACTTCCTGCGCCGGGCCGTGGCGATCGGCGCCGACCTCGGCGCGGAAGCGGTCTCCTTCTGGTCCGGGGTACGCCCGGCCGAGGTCGACGACGCCACCGCCTGGCAACGGCTGGTCGCTGGCTGCGCCTCCGTGGTCGACGCCGCCGACACCGCCGGCGTCACCCTCGGCTTCGAACCCGAACCCGGCATGCTGGTGGCCGACATCGCCGACTGGCGGCGGCTGCGTACGGCACTCGGTGATCCGGCGCGGTTCGGCATCACCCTCGACATCGGGCACTGCCGTTGCCTGGAGCCGCTGCCGGTGCCGCAGTGCGTCACCGAGGTGGCCGCGCACCTGGTCAACGTTCAGATCGACGACATGCGCCGGGGCGTACACGAGCATCTCGAGTTCGGCACCGGCGAGATCGACTTTCCGCCGGTGCTGGCCGCCCTCGGCGCGGCCGGCTACCGGGGCCTGGTCGCCGTCGAACTGCCCCGGCACTCGCACGCCGCCCCGGCGGTCGCCGCCCACTCCATCGAGTTTCTCCGTGCCGCCCAGCGCCGGGCCCTCGCCGGCACCGGCACCCGCGCGGCAGCCGGCACCGCCGCAGAGGCCGGCACCATCGCCGGCACCCGTGACGAAGGAGGCAAGTCGTGA